One region of Mucilaginibacter gotjawali genomic DNA includes:
- a CDS encoding voltage-gated chloride channel family protein — protein MTENNSIPLKEHFAIFKHLIRWTVLVVPIAIAIGSVVAFFLWLLSAAIHFRFGHPWLLYLLPVAGVLIHFIYQSVGKSSEKGNNLITEQIHEEGGGVPKQMAPVILGTTIITHLFGGSAGREGTAVQIGGSIAAMFGGWFKLKGKDMRMVLIAGIAAGFGAVFGTPLTGAVFAMEVLTIGRIQYDALLPALIAAVVADITVGAWHVTHVQYHIAAFTHTTNALNGYLHFDMLLLGKVIVASAAFGLASFLFAGMVNEIKNVCLKLFKYKWMIPVFGGLAIIGLTLLIGKHDYLSLGVDAEHPGAVTIPSAFSAGGADTWSWLWKTVYTTVTLGTGFKGGEVTPLFYIGATLGNTLAGLLNAPVGLFAALGFIAVFAGATNTPLACTFMGVELFGGEYALLFAVACFTAYFFSGHSGIYSSQRIAVPKIFDPNYSNEASLADALKRRGYMHQKLRKYRLQLKKKK, from the coding sequence ATGACTGAAAACAACTCCATCCCCTTAAAAGAACACTTCGCCATATTTAAACACCTCATCCGGTGGACCGTCCTGGTGGTGCCCATAGCCATTGCAATTGGGAGCGTGGTGGCGTTTTTCCTGTGGTTGTTAAGCGCGGCTATCCATTTCAGGTTCGGTCATCCGTGGCTGTTGTATTTGCTGCCGGTGGCGGGGGTGCTCATCCATTTTATTTACCAGTCGGTTGGCAAATCGTCCGAAAAAGGCAATAACCTGATTACCGAACAGATCCACGAAGAAGGCGGCGGCGTGCCCAAACAAATGGCGCCCGTTATTTTAGGCACTACCATTATTACCCACCTGTTTGGTGGCTCTGCCGGTCGCGAAGGGACAGCGGTGCAAATTGGCGGCAGTATTGCGGCCATGTTTGGCGGCTGGTTTAAACTGAAGGGGAAAGATATGCGCATGGTGCTCATCGCCGGCATTGCGGCAGGTTTCGGGGCGGTGTTTGGTACACCCTTAACCGGGGCGGTGTTTGCCATGGAAGTGTTAACCATCGGCAGGATCCAGTACGACGCCCTTTTGCCCGCTTTAATAGCCGCCGTAGTGGCTGATATAACGGTCGGCGCCTGGCACGTAACCCATGTGCAATACCATATTGCTGCCTTTACACACACTACCAATGCGCTTAACGGCTACCTGCATTTTGATATGCTGCTGCTGGGCAAGGTAATTGTAGCTTCGGCGGCTTTTGGTTTGGCCAGTTTCCTGTTTGCAGGCATGGTAAACGAGATTAAAAACGTTTGCCTTAAACTTTTTAAATATAAATGGATGATCCCGGTTTTTGGCGGCCTGGCGATCATCGGCCTTACGCTGCTTATCGGCAAGCACGATTATTTAAGTTTAGGGGTTGATGCGGAGCATCCCGGCGCGGTAACCATCCCTTCTGCATTTAGTGCTGGCGGGGCCGATACCTGGAGCTGGCTGTGGAAAACGGTTTATACCACCGTTACCCTCGGCACAGGTTTTAAAGGCGGCGAGGTTACCCCACTCTTTTACATCGGCGCTACTTTAGGCAATACCCTTGCCGGTTTACTAAATGCCCCGGTAGGTTTGTTTGCCGCTTTGGGCTTCATCGCCGTGTTTGCCGGGGCCACCAATACCCCACTGGCCTGCACCTTTATGGGGGTTGAACTGTTTGGCGGCGAATATGCTTTGTTATTTGCAGTCGCCTGTTTTACGGCTTATTTTTTTAGCGGACATTCGGGCATTTACAGTTCGCAACGCATTGCCGTGCCTAAAATATTTGACCCCAATTATTCCAATGAGGCCTCGCTGGCGGATGCGCTTAAACGCCGGGGCTACATGCACCAGAAATTACGGAAATACCGCCTGCAATTGAAGAAAAAGAAATAA